The following are encoded in a window of bacterium SCSIO 12643 genomic DNA:
- the fbp gene encoding class 1 fructose-bisphosphatase, translating to MKLVTLEDYIIKKQSDFPYATGELTGLLSAIVLAAKVVNREVNKAGIADITGAYGAENVQGEQQQKLDVYADEIFMHALESQGQVCGMASEEQEDFVQFDSHIAQDGNYVVMIDPLDGSSNIDVNVSIGTIFSIYRRVSPVGSPLEMRDFLQKGDQQVAAGYVIYGSSTMLVYTTGKGVNGFTMDPSLGTFYLSHPNMQIPKKGKIYSINEGNYPHFSDGMKKYIAYCKELNKETNRPYSARYIGSLVADFHRNMLKGGIFMYPATDTAPNGKLRLLYECNPFAMIAEQAGGKATDGMNRIMDMEPNGLHQRVPYFTGSADMVDEVMEFLKEDVLEVE from the coding sequence GCTTATTGAGCGCCATTGTATTGGCAGCGAAAGTGGTGAACAGGGAAGTGAATAAAGCCGGAATTGCTGATATTACGGGTGCTTACGGAGCTGAGAATGTGCAGGGAGAACAACAACAAAAGTTGGATGTGTATGCCGATGAGATTTTTATGCATGCATTAGAGTCTCAGGGACAAGTATGTGGAATGGCATCTGAAGAGCAAGAAGATTTTGTTCAGTTTGATAGTCATATTGCACAGGATGGAAATTATGTAGTAATGATTGATCCGTTAGATGGATCTTCAAATATTGATGTGAATGTGAGTATTGGAACAATCTTCTCCATTTACAGAAGAGTTTCTCCGGTAGGTTCGCCATTGGAAATGCGTGATTTCTTACAAAAAGGAGATCAACAAGTGGCTGCCGGATATGTGATTTACGGAAGTTCAACCATGTTGGTATATACTACGGGTAAAGGGGTAAATGGTTTTACCATGGATCCATCGTTAGGAACGTTCTATTTATCGCATCCGAACATGCAGATTCCTAAAAAAGGAAAAATCTATTCGATTAATGAAGGGAACTACCCGCACTTTTCTGATGGAATGAAAAAATATATCGCCTACTGCAAGGAGTTAAACAAAGAAACCAACCGACCTTATAGTGCGCGTTACATTGGATCTTTAGTGGCAGATTTCCATAGAAATATGCTAAAAGGAGGAATCTTTATGTACCCTGCAACAGATACTGCTCCTAATGGAAAGTTGAGATTGTTGTATGAGTGTAATCCGTTTGCAATGATTGCGGAGCAAGCAGGAGGAAAAGCGACTGATGGTATGAATCGAATTATGGACATGGAGCCAAATGGTTTGCACCAACGTGTACCGTATTTTACCGGATCAGCGGATATGGTAGATGAGGTGATGGAGTTTTTAAAAGAAGACGTTTTGGAGGTTGAGTAA